A single region of the Cucumis melo cultivar AY chromosome 3, USDA_Cmelo_AY_1.0, whole genome shotgun sequence genome encodes:
- the LOC103496500 gene encoding uncharacterized protein LOC103496500 isoform X1 has translation MPSGMRRTRVFGLVKGIDGARVLRSGRRLWPESGEVKLKKSKDASDWYPIIDGRGNGGGSGHGRLHGKWTQVRNVKPKRVVVVNIREDDDACVVKVPEPVKVLPRIGNDVKSSDVDRMFGKVYSRKRKRGRLEDGEVFDEMESDNVLSGDRMFGLRFIRRQRSRKSDVEHWESTAGGRSTNLHFHRQSIPHPRDCALTIFAGSSVDGGCFSDFILTVLRHLKSPSLSVAKFSAFLLSNPINGVFALKGMRFLQGYPPTGSCGMCAIFGARQSIPMFHLDFSAVPLPFMFLYSEMFLRVTWIQARLVYNNNQLDVDVSSDSEEESVEELRASSPPVSSLERKPMAFSFDRPKTRSVSHPSVRSTRLGTRTMQYRNGFSSRGIRKRRSSLRIRRPRSHSLAATQKSIGSLAVDDVKLGVSFPSGASCNRHKSPDVRDSVRDSAGRIKEASSTVLGSAMDVDSSCCNANILIVEADKCLREEGANIVLEFSASCEWLLVVKKDGSTRYTHKAERVMKPSSCNRFTHAILWSVDNGWKLEFPNRRDWFIFKDLYKECSDRNIPCSIAKAIPVPRVSEVPDYVDSSGASFQRSDTYISVNDDEVCRAMTKSTANYDMDSEDEGWLVEFNNGLIATDKHEECVSEDNFELTVDAFEKGFYCNPDAFSDEKAPADICTPLGSHSIVESLYTYWTKKRKQRKSSLIRVFQAYQSKRKPPLVPKPMMRRKRSLKRQPSQSGSCRTPQPSILEGHRAAIHWRRDAVEDQNAVQKYEESKAAAEKCIENAVNKRQRAQLLLENADLAVYKAMSALRIAEAIEASDSAGAAATAACFLE, from the exons CCCTATTATTGACGGCAGAGGAAATGGGGGTGGAAGTGGCCATGGTAGGCTCCATGGGAAATGGACTCAAGTTCGAAATGTCAAGCCAAAGAGGGTTGTCGTTGTTAACATTCGTGAGGATGATGATGCATGTGTTGTAAAAGTTCCTGAACCAGTGAAGGTCTTGCCTAGGATTGGTAACGATGTCAAGTCTAGTGATGTGGATAGAATGTTTGGGAAAGTTTACtcaaggaagaggaagaggggtCGTTTGGAAGATGGGGAGGTTTTTGATGAAATGGAGAGTGATAATGTTCTGTCAGGGGATAGGATGTTCGGACTCCGGTTCATTCGAAGACAGAGGTCGAGGAAGTCTGATGTTGAGCATTGGGAGTCTACTGCAGGTGGCCGTTCTACTAATCTGCATTTCCATAGGCAGAGTATTCCGCACCCACGTGATTGTGCTCTTACAATTTTTGCCGGGAGCAGTGTCGATGGTGGCTGTTTTTCAGATTTTATACTCACGGTTCTTAGACATTTGAAGAGTCCTAGCCTTAGTGTGGCCAAGTTTTCTGCATTTTTGTTATCTAATCCGATCAATGGAGTTTTCGCTCTTAAAGGAATGCGTTTCTTGCAG GGCTATCCTCCAACTGGAAGTTGTGGCATGTGTGCGATTTTTGGGGCCAGGCAATCCATTCCAATGTTTCATTTGGATTTTTCCGCTGTTCCTCTCCCTTTTATGTTTTTGTATTCCGAGATGTTTCTTAGAGTGACTTGGATTCAGGCTCGTCTTGTATATAATAACAACCAGTTAGATGTAGATGTAAGTAGTGATAGTGAAGAAGAAAGTGTTGAAGAGCTACGTGCTTCCAGTCCTCCTGTAAGTTCTTTGGAACGTAAACCCATGGCCTTTTCATTTGATCGTCCTAAAACCCGATCTGTCTCACATCCATCTGTTAGATCTACAAGGTTAGGTACTCGGACCATGCAATACAGAAATGGTTTCAGCTCTCGTGGTATACGGAAAAGGAGAAGTTCACTGAGAATTAGGAGACCAAGGAGCCATTCTCTTGCTGCTACGCAAAAAAGTATTGGCTCTTTGGCAGTCGATGATGTGAAACTTGGTGTATCTTTTCCTTCTGGAGCATCTTGCAACAGGCACAAGAGCCCAGATGTGAGAGATTCTGTGAGAGATTCCGCTGGGCGCATCAAAGAAGCGAGTTCTACTGTGTTGGGATCAGCAATGGATGTTGACTCGTCATGCTGCAATGCAAATATATTGATAGTGGAAGCTGATAAATGTTTGAGAGAAGAGGGAGCCAATATCGTGTTAGAGTTCTCTGCATCGTGTGAATGGCTTCTAGTAGTGAAGAAAGATGGTTCAACTAGATACACCCACAAAGCCGAAAGAGTCATGAAGCCCTCTTCTTGCAATCGTTTTACACATGCAATATTGTGGTCAGTAGATAACGGTTGGAAGCTAGAGTTTCCTAATCGAAGGGATTGGTTTATTTTCAAGGACTTGTACAAGGAGTGTTCTGATCGCAATATACCATGTTCGATCGCTAAAGCTATTCCTGTCCCAAGAGTGTCCGAAGTTCCAGATTATGTTGATAGTAGCGGTGCTTCTTTCCAAAGATCAGATACATACATCTCTGTAAATGACGATGAGGTATGTAGAGCGATGACAAAAAGTACAGCGAACTACGATATGGACTCTGAAGATGAGGGATGGCTGGTCGAGTTTAATAATGGGCTTATTGCAACAGACAAGCACGAAGAATGTGTCTCAGAGGATAATTTTGAGTTGACGGTTGATGCTTTTGAGAAGGGATTTTACTGCAATCCTGATGCCTTCTCTGACGAGAAAGCACCTGCTGATATATGCACACCTCTTGGTAGTCATTCGATCGTAGAGTCTTTATATACTTATTGGACAAAGAAACGGAAACAAAGAAAGTCATCTTTGATAAGGGTTTTCCAG GCTTATCAATCAAAAAGGAAACCTCCCCTGGTCCCTAAACCTATGATGCGGAGAAAAAGATCACTCAAAAGGCAGCCTAGCCAATCCGGGAGTTGTAGAACTCCCCAACCAAGTATTTTGGAAG GTCATCGTGCAGCCATACATTGGAGACGAGATGCTGTGGAGGACCAGAATGCTGTGCAGAAGTATGAAGAATCGAAGGCAGCAGCAGAGAAATGCATCGAAAACGCTGTTAATAAGCGGCAAAGAGCACAATTGCTGTTGGAGAATGCAGATTTGGCCGTATACAAAGCCATGTCAGCACTCAGAATTGCGGAAGCAATTGAAGCATCAGACTCTGCTGGTGCTGCTGCTACTGCTGCTTGTTTTCTCGAATGA
- the LOC127148644 gene encoding uncharacterized protein LOC127148644, with product MEDIGLFKQGWKWFQSQKHTYSRARTAFFSFRDKVGMFIERHWPTVCRGCAWMGSLLRLVVLQWWDCIIKGFRSLIGLGSAALLLIMWSCFLSLTSMSCLVYVLLSMGAAGVAVQYLGYTPGLFIVGLFAILVLWMYANFWITGTLFIVGGYLFSLNHARLVVLMATVYAIYCVKVRVGWPGVFLSINLAFLSNDALNYLLQWCDKARESSYFEEQKQFETVSGDEFSGECEYSIPTSESEKVHPCKSASPTVVTSVVDNQKEASCSKVTKDQTDSIDEMKRILNN from the exons ATGGAGGATATAGGTCTTTTCAAGCAAGGATGGAAATGGTTTCAGTCGCAGAAACACACTTACTCGCGTGCTCGAACTGCGTTTTTTAGTTTCAGAGACAAAGTTGGGATGTTTATTGAGAGACATTGGCCAACAGTGTGCCGTGGCTGTGCCTGGATGGGGAGTTTACTACGTTTAGTAGTGCTTCAATGGTGGGACTGCATTATAAAAGGCTTCAGATCGCTTATTGGATTAGGCTCTGCTGCATTGCTTCTTATAATGTGGAGTTGCTTTCTTAGTTTAACCTCCATGTCCTGCCTGGTTTACGTTCTTCTTAGTATG GGAGCTGCAGGAGTTGCTGTTCAATATCTCGGTTACACTCCTGGACTTTTTATTGTGGGGCTCTTTGCTATTCTAGTCTTGTGGATGTATGCTAACTTTTGGATTACAGGGACGTTGTTTATAGTTGGAG gttatttgttctctcttaaTCATGCACGGTTGGTGGTCTTGATGGCAACTGTATATGCTATATATTGTGTTAAAGTTCGTGTTGGATGGCCGGGTGTCTTTCTCTCAATAAATCTTGCATTTCTATCCAATGATGCATTAAATTATTTGCTCCAATGGTGTGATAAGGCGAGGGAAAGCTCATATTTTGAAGAGCAGAAACAATTTGAAACAGTTTCGGGAGATGAATTCTCAGGAGAGTGTGAATACTCTATTCCTACTAGTGAGTCCGAGAAGGTTCATCCATGTAAGTCAGCCAGCCCAACTGTTGTGACATCTGTTGTTGATAACCAAAAAGAGGCTTCTTGTAGCAAGGTGACCAAAGATCAGACTGATTCAATTGATGAGATGAAAAGGATCTTAAATAATTAA
- the LOC103496500 gene encoding uncharacterized protein LOC103496500 isoform X2 codes for MPSGMRRTRVFGLVKGIDGARVLRSGRRLWPESGEVKLKKSKDASDWYPIIDGRGNGGGSGHGRLHGKWTQVRNVKPKRVVVVNIREDDDACVVKVPEPVKVLPRIGNDVKSSDVDRMFGKVYSRKRKRGRLEDGEVFDEMESDNVLSGDRMFGLRFIRRQRSRKSDVEHWESTAGGRSTNLHFHRQSIPHPRDCALTIFAGSSVDGGCFSDFILTVLRHLKSPSLSVAKFSAFLLSNPINGVFALKGMRFLQGYPPTGSCGMCAIFGARQSIPMFHLDFSAVPLPFMFLYSEMFLRVTWIQARLVYNNNQLDVDVSSDSEEESVEELRASSPPVSSLERKPMAFSFDRPKTRSVSHPSVRSTRLGTRTMQYRNGFSSRGIRKRRSSLRIRRPRSHSLAATQKSIGSLAVDDVKLGVSFPSGASCNRHKSPDVRDSVRDSAGRIKEASSTVLGSAMDVDSSCCNANILIVEADKCLREEGANIVLEFSASCEWLLVVKKDGSTRYTHKAERVMKPSSCNRFTHAILWSVDNGWKLEFPNRRDWFIFKDLYKECSDRNIPCSIAKAIPVPRVSEVPDYVDSSGASFQRSDTYISVNDDEVCRAMTKSTANYDMDSEDEGWLVEFNNGLIATDKHEECVSEDNFELTVDAFEKGFYCNPDAFSDEKAPADICTPLGSHSIVESLYTYWTKKRKQRKSSLIRVFQAYQSKRKPPLVPKPMMRRKRSLKRQPSQSGSCRTPQPSILEAIHWRRDAVEDQNAVQKYEESKAAAEKCIENAVNKRQRAQLLLENADLAVYKAMSALRIAEAIEASDSAGAAATAACFLE; via the exons CCCTATTATTGACGGCAGAGGAAATGGGGGTGGAAGTGGCCATGGTAGGCTCCATGGGAAATGGACTCAAGTTCGAAATGTCAAGCCAAAGAGGGTTGTCGTTGTTAACATTCGTGAGGATGATGATGCATGTGTTGTAAAAGTTCCTGAACCAGTGAAGGTCTTGCCTAGGATTGGTAACGATGTCAAGTCTAGTGATGTGGATAGAATGTTTGGGAAAGTTTACtcaaggaagaggaagaggggtCGTTTGGAAGATGGGGAGGTTTTTGATGAAATGGAGAGTGATAATGTTCTGTCAGGGGATAGGATGTTCGGACTCCGGTTCATTCGAAGACAGAGGTCGAGGAAGTCTGATGTTGAGCATTGGGAGTCTACTGCAGGTGGCCGTTCTACTAATCTGCATTTCCATAGGCAGAGTATTCCGCACCCACGTGATTGTGCTCTTACAATTTTTGCCGGGAGCAGTGTCGATGGTGGCTGTTTTTCAGATTTTATACTCACGGTTCTTAGACATTTGAAGAGTCCTAGCCTTAGTGTGGCCAAGTTTTCTGCATTTTTGTTATCTAATCCGATCAATGGAGTTTTCGCTCTTAAAGGAATGCGTTTCTTGCAG GGCTATCCTCCAACTGGAAGTTGTGGCATGTGTGCGATTTTTGGGGCCAGGCAATCCATTCCAATGTTTCATTTGGATTTTTCCGCTGTTCCTCTCCCTTTTATGTTTTTGTATTCCGAGATGTTTCTTAGAGTGACTTGGATTCAGGCTCGTCTTGTATATAATAACAACCAGTTAGATGTAGATGTAAGTAGTGATAGTGAAGAAGAAAGTGTTGAAGAGCTACGTGCTTCCAGTCCTCCTGTAAGTTCTTTGGAACGTAAACCCATGGCCTTTTCATTTGATCGTCCTAAAACCCGATCTGTCTCACATCCATCTGTTAGATCTACAAGGTTAGGTACTCGGACCATGCAATACAGAAATGGTTTCAGCTCTCGTGGTATACGGAAAAGGAGAAGTTCACTGAGAATTAGGAGACCAAGGAGCCATTCTCTTGCTGCTACGCAAAAAAGTATTGGCTCTTTGGCAGTCGATGATGTGAAACTTGGTGTATCTTTTCCTTCTGGAGCATCTTGCAACAGGCACAAGAGCCCAGATGTGAGAGATTCTGTGAGAGATTCCGCTGGGCGCATCAAAGAAGCGAGTTCTACTGTGTTGGGATCAGCAATGGATGTTGACTCGTCATGCTGCAATGCAAATATATTGATAGTGGAAGCTGATAAATGTTTGAGAGAAGAGGGAGCCAATATCGTGTTAGAGTTCTCTGCATCGTGTGAATGGCTTCTAGTAGTGAAGAAAGATGGTTCAACTAGATACACCCACAAAGCCGAAAGAGTCATGAAGCCCTCTTCTTGCAATCGTTTTACACATGCAATATTGTGGTCAGTAGATAACGGTTGGAAGCTAGAGTTTCCTAATCGAAGGGATTGGTTTATTTTCAAGGACTTGTACAAGGAGTGTTCTGATCGCAATATACCATGTTCGATCGCTAAAGCTATTCCTGTCCCAAGAGTGTCCGAAGTTCCAGATTATGTTGATAGTAGCGGTGCTTCTTTCCAAAGATCAGATACATACATCTCTGTAAATGACGATGAGGTATGTAGAGCGATGACAAAAAGTACAGCGAACTACGATATGGACTCTGAAGATGAGGGATGGCTGGTCGAGTTTAATAATGGGCTTATTGCAACAGACAAGCACGAAGAATGTGTCTCAGAGGATAATTTTGAGTTGACGGTTGATGCTTTTGAGAAGGGATTTTACTGCAATCCTGATGCCTTCTCTGACGAGAAAGCACCTGCTGATATATGCACACCTCTTGGTAGTCATTCGATCGTAGAGTCTTTATATACTTATTGGACAAAGAAACGGAAACAAAGAAAGTCATCTTTGATAAGGGTTTTCCAG GCTTATCAATCAAAAAGGAAACCTCCCCTGGTCCCTAAACCTATGATGCGGAGAAAAAGATCACTCAAAAGGCAGCCTAGCCAATCCGGGAGTTGTAGAACTCCCCAACCAAGTATTTTGGAAG CCATACATTGGAGACGAGATGCTGTGGAGGACCAGAATGCTGTGCAGAAGTATGAAGAATCGAAGGCAGCAGCAGAGAAATGCATCGAAAACGCTGTTAATAAGCGGCAAAGAGCACAATTGCTGTTGGAGAATGCAGATTTGGCCGTATACAAAGCCATGTCAGCACTCAGAATTGCGGAAGCAATTGAAGCATCAGACTCTGCTGGTGCTGCTGCTACTGCTGCTTGTTTTCTCGAATGA
- the LOC103496499 gene encoding uncharacterized protein LOC103496499 isoform X1, with protein sequence MQCRRREDYYVREPENTELHVQDRLHLDHGRYGMARRETLDRSPRLRRSLSPHRFGVSRREVGLVDRVDNTERRDGNWHLRTGRNNDIGLSSHSFGQSRKVPNYEEVFLHNDHRQHSDLQQVSPDPRRFSADNEVVDYKHDVGYRLGDLRIRKEREIIEGRWSDGRGQRMTDQRLLAIEEGNGMGSYNSHPGIGPTAVYKDFFPSSLSLDVEMRGLDNERLKFRNHVVSDRPQITDSQEAQEGQKFNSRNIGYSASSGFYSRGNESSLSGPLASQCLESYRDGHYFQISDEFSTRTHGDIVDHIEFNSYGKRTLVDSAIDLQGGKRNLTPHQRGTNSPRREHGSYFYSKPERTVNNSNEDPSRVVQKITQTRGYVDYASTVVSDHGDFSRTKVANTSMLKIQKADDSYANYRAGIALDQYRLRKQTALDYPDIGPSTEEINDDNEYAGAGSIYSDVGRVTQDYERSNINHSQYGQTSYAISDYGPEREVGSYYLKERLRRSNMSKCDREAYRSTERVQRMTEGVRTYNLREDHMPKRKYFEEDMNLLDHRIATSRENAPNKLVDLYDSDEQWRDDGNRYISRKAGFDHNKYKKPNTKYNCRNIADSHESYSDHAQKYKFGSKYMKGNKKYGPSSWIKSQNVDHRNSLHKPFKNWKKTEENDYARVNDDDLSDDLIITTESEPPEDSEEFKQLVHEAFLKCSKMLNMNPSVRKKYKEQGNAGSLYCVVCGRSDSKEFMNSQRLVKHAYMSHKVGLKAQHLGLGKAICVLMGWNSVFPQDTVTWVPEVLSKEEAVLQKEDLIIWPPVIIVRNVSLSHNSPDKWRVVTIEALESFLRSKNLLKGRVKMSLGCPADQSVIALKFLPTFSGLTDAERLNKFFSENRRGREDFEVAKCNNGEVKMEGNKIEEVVLYGYLGTAEDLVDVELNARKFMIKSKKEILEM encoded by the exons ATGCAATGTCGAAGGCGTGAAGATTACTATGTTAGAGAGCCGGAAAATACGGAACTACATGTACAAGATCGACTTCATCTTGATCATGGTCGATATGGTATGGCCCGGCGGGAGACACTGGATCGATCTCCACGTCTTAGGAGAAGTTTGAGCCCTCATAGGTTTGGTGTTTCCCGACGCGAAGTGGGTTTGGTTGATAGGGTTGATAACACAGAAAGGAGGGACGGGAATTGGCATCTGAGAACTGGAAGGAACAATGATATTGGGTTAAGTTCACATTCTTTTGGTCAATCGAGGAAAGTGCCCAACTATGAGGAAGTGTTCCTGCACAATGATCACAGGCAGCATTCAGATTTGCAGCAGGTTTCACCTGATCCAAGGAGATTTTCTGCTGACAATGAAGTTGTTGACTATAAGCATGACGTTGGGTATAGGCTTGGTGATTTGAGAATTAGAAAAGAGAGGGAAATTATTGAAGGGAGATGGTCAGATGGCCGTGGACAAAGGATGACGGATCAGAGACTTTTGGCTATAGAAGAGGGCAATGGGATGGGATCTTATAATTCACATCCTGGTATTGGTCCTACGGCTGTTTATAAAGACTTCTTTCCATCTTCCCTGAGTTTGGATGTGGAGATGCGAGGTCTTGACAATGAAAGACTCAAATTTCGAAACCATGTAGTTTCTGATAGACCTCAGATCACAGATTCACAAGAAGCTCAAGAAGGACAGAAGTTTAATTCAAGGAATATTGGATATTCTGCAAGTTCAGGATTTTATTCCAGAGGAAATGAGAGCTCCTTGTCAGGACCACTGGCAAGCCAGTGTTTGGAATCTTATCGTGATGGCCATTACTTTCAAATTTCAGATGAGTTTTCAACAAGGACCCACGGAGACATTGTGGACCATATAGAGTTTAATTCATATGGGAAAAGGACCCTTGTAGATTCAGCCATTGATCTTCAAGGTGGAAAAAGGAATCTTACTCCTCATCAACGAGGAACAAATAGTCCTAGAAGGGAGCACGGGagctatttttattctaaacCTGAGAGAACAGTGAATAATTCAAATGAAGATCCATCTCGTGTGGTGCAGAAAATTACTCAAACACGTGGTTATGTTGATTACGCCAGTACAGTTGTTTCTGATCATGGAGACTTTTCAAGAACTAAAGTTGCAAACACTAGTATGCTGAAAATACAAAAAGCTGATGATTCATATGCAAACTATAGAGCTGGAATAGCACTTGACCAGTATAGACTTAGAAAACAGACAGCGTTAGATTACCCTGATATAGGACCAAGCACAGAAGAAATAAACGATGACAATGAATATGCAGGTGCTGGATCCATCTATTCTGATGTGGGGAGAGTAACTCAAGATTATGAAAGGTCAAACATTAACCATTCTCAGTATGGTCAAACATCATATGCAATATCGGATTACGGCCCTGAAAGAGAAGTAGGTTCATACTATTTGAAGGAGAGGTTGCGTAGGTCCAACATGTCCAAGTGCGATAGAGAGGCTTACAGAAGTACTGAAAGAGTACAGAGAATGACAGAGGGTGTTCGCACTTATAATTTGAGGGAGGATCATATGCCAAAAAGAAAGTACTTTGAGGAAGATATGAACTTACTCGATCATAGAATAGCTACATCACGTGAAAATGCACCCAATAAGCTTGTGGATTTATATGATAGTGATGAACAGTGGAGGGATGATGGAAACAGATATATATCCAGGAAAGCAGGATTTGACCACAACAAATACAAGAAGCCAAATACGAAATATAATTGTCGTAATATTGCTGATTCACATGAAAGTTATTCCGATCATGctcaaaaatataaatttggttCAAAATATATGAAGGGCAATAAAAAGTATGGTCCTTCAAGCTGGATCAAGTCACAAAATGTTGATCACAGAAATAGTTTGCATAAACCAtttaaaaattggaaaaaaactGAAGAGAATGATTATGCTCGTGTAAATGATGATGACTTGTCAGATGATTTGATAATAACTACAGAATCTGAACCCCCTGAGGATTCTGAAGAGTTTAAACAATTGGTCCATGAGGCCTTTTTGAAGTGCTCAAAAATGTTGAATATGAATCCTAGTGTCCGGAAAAAGTACAAGGAGCAAGGAAATGCCGGTAGTTTATATTGCGTCGTATGTGGCAGAAG CGACTCAAAGGAATTTATGAATAGTCAACGCCTGGTAAAGCATGCTTATATGTCCCACAAGGTAGGGTTGAAGGCTCAACATTTAGGTCTTGGGAAAGCCATATGTGTTTTGATGGGGTGGAATAGTGTCTTTCCCCAAGACACTGTAACATGGGTTCCTGAGGTCTTGTCCAAGGAAGAAGCTGTGCTTCAGAAGGAGGATCTCATCATCTGGCCTCCTGTTATTATTGTCCGCAACGTTTCTCTGTCACACAACAGTCCTGATAAGTGGAGAGTCGTAACAATTGAAGCACTCGAGTCTTTCTTGAGAA GTAAAAACCTACTGAAGGGAAGAGTGAAAATGAGTTTGGGGTGTCCTGCAGATCAAAGCGTGATCGCGTTGAAGTTCCTACCAACCTTTTCTGGTTTGACAGATGCAGAAAGACTCAACAAATTCTTTTCCGAAAACAGACGAGGAAGAGAGGATTTTGAGGTGGCAAAGTGCAACAATGGCGAAGTTAAAATGGAGGGGAACAAAATAGAAGAGGTAGTTCTTTATGGATACTTAGGAACAGCAGAAGATCTGGTAGACGTTGAGCTCAATGCAAGGAAGTTTATGATAAAGAGCAAAAAGGAAATATTGGAGATGTAA
- the LOC103496499 gene encoding uncharacterized protein LOC103496499 isoform X2, protein MQCRRREDYYVREPENTELHVQDRLHLDHGRYGMARRETLDRSPRLRRSLSPHRFGVSRREVGLVDRVDNTERRDGNWHLRTGRNNDIGLSSHSFGQSRKVPNYEEVFLHNDHRQHSDLQQVSPDPRRFSADNEVVDYKHDVGYRLGDLRIRKEREIIEGRWSDGRGQRMTDQRLLAIEEGNGMGSYNSHPGIGPTAVYKDFFPSSLSLDVEMRGLDNERLKFRNHVVSDRPQITDSQEAQEGQKFNSRNIGYSASSGFYSRGNESSLSGPLASQCLESYRDGHYFQISDEFSTRTHGDIVDHIEFNSYGKRTLVDSAIDLQGGKRNLTPHQRGTNSPRREHGSYFYSKPERTVNNSNEDPSRVVQKITQTRGYVDYASTVVSDHGDFSRTKVANTSMLKIQKADDSYANYRAGIALDQYRLRKQTALDYPDIGPSTEEINDDNEYAGAGSIYSDVGRVTQDYERSNINHSQYGQTSYAISDYGPEREVGSYYLKERLRRSNMSKCDREAYRSTERVQRMTEGVRTYNLREDHMPKRKYFEEDMNLLDHRIATSRENAPNKLVDLYDSDEQWRDDGNRYISRKAGFDHNKYKKPNTKYNCRNIADSHESYSDHAQKYKFGSKYMKGNKKYGPSSWIKSQNVDHRNSLHKPFKNWKKTEENDYARVNDDDLSDDLIITTESEPPEDSEEFKQLVHEAFLKCSKMLNMNPSVRKKYKEQGNAGSLYCVVCGRSDSKEFMNSQRLVKHAYMSHKVGLKAQHLGLGKAICVLMGWNSVFPQDTVTWVPEVLSKEEAVLQKEDLIIWPPVIIVRNVSLSHNSPDKWRVVTIEALESFLRSGFELLTIFPDCKMWKH, encoded by the exons ATGCAATGTCGAAGGCGTGAAGATTACTATGTTAGAGAGCCGGAAAATACGGAACTACATGTACAAGATCGACTTCATCTTGATCATGGTCGATATGGTATGGCCCGGCGGGAGACACTGGATCGATCTCCACGTCTTAGGAGAAGTTTGAGCCCTCATAGGTTTGGTGTTTCCCGACGCGAAGTGGGTTTGGTTGATAGGGTTGATAACACAGAAAGGAGGGACGGGAATTGGCATCTGAGAACTGGAAGGAACAATGATATTGGGTTAAGTTCACATTCTTTTGGTCAATCGAGGAAAGTGCCCAACTATGAGGAAGTGTTCCTGCACAATGATCACAGGCAGCATTCAGATTTGCAGCAGGTTTCACCTGATCCAAGGAGATTTTCTGCTGACAATGAAGTTGTTGACTATAAGCATGACGTTGGGTATAGGCTTGGTGATTTGAGAATTAGAAAAGAGAGGGAAATTATTGAAGGGAGATGGTCAGATGGCCGTGGACAAAGGATGACGGATCAGAGACTTTTGGCTATAGAAGAGGGCAATGGGATGGGATCTTATAATTCACATCCTGGTATTGGTCCTACGGCTGTTTATAAAGACTTCTTTCCATCTTCCCTGAGTTTGGATGTGGAGATGCGAGGTCTTGACAATGAAAGACTCAAATTTCGAAACCATGTAGTTTCTGATAGACCTCAGATCACAGATTCACAAGAAGCTCAAGAAGGACAGAAGTTTAATTCAAGGAATATTGGATATTCTGCAAGTTCAGGATTTTATTCCAGAGGAAATGAGAGCTCCTTGTCAGGACCACTGGCAAGCCAGTGTTTGGAATCTTATCGTGATGGCCATTACTTTCAAATTTCAGATGAGTTTTCAACAAGGACCCACGGAGACATTGTGGACCATATAGAGTTTAATTCATATGGGAAAAGGACCCTTGTAGATTCAGCCATTGATCTTCAAGGTGGAAAAAGGAATCTTACTCCTCATCAACGAGGAACAAATAGTCCTAGAAGGGAGCACGGGagctatttttattctaaacCTGAGAGAACAGTGAATAATTCAAATGAAGATCCATCTCGTGTGGTGCAGAAAATTACTCAAACACGTGGTTATGTTGATTACGCCAGTACAGTTGTTTCTGATCATGGAGACTTTTCAAGAACTAAAGTTGCAAACACTAGTATGCTGAAAATACAAAAAGCTGATGATTCATATGCAAACTATAGAGCTGGAATAGCACTTGACCAGTATAGACTTAGAAAACAGACAGCGTTAGATTACCCTGATATAGGACCAAGCACAGAAGAAATAAACGATGACAATGAATATGCAGGTGCTGGATCCATCTATTCTGATGTGGGGAGAGTAACTCAAGATTATGAAAGGTCAAACATTAACCATTCTCAGTATGGTCAAACATCATATGCAATATCGGATTACGGCCCTGAAAGAGAAGTAGGTTCATACTATTTGAAGGAGAGGTTGCGTAGGTCCAACATGTCCAAGTGCGATAGAGAGGCTTACAGAAGTACTGAAAGAGTACAGAGAATGACAGAGGGTGTTCGCACTTATAATTTGAGGGAGGATCATATGCCAAAAAGAAAGTACTTTGAGGAAGATATGAACTTACTCGATCATAGAATAGCTACATCACGTGAAAATGCACCCAATAAGCTTGTGGATTTATATGATAGTGATGAACAGTGGAGGGATGATGGAAACAGATATATATCCAGGAAAGCAGGATTTGACCACAACAAATACAAGAAGCCAAATACGAAATATAATTGTCGTAATATTGCTGATTCACATGAAAGTTATTCCGATCATGctcaaaaatataaatttggttCAAAATATATGAAGGGCAATAAAAAGTATGGTCCTTCAAGCTGGATCAAGTCACAAAATGTTGATCACAGAAATAGTTTGCATAAACCAtttaaaaattggaaaaaaactGAAGAGAATGATTATGCTCGTGTAAATGATGATGACTTGTCAGATGATTTGATAATAACTACAGAATCTGAACCCCCTGAGGATTCTGAAGAGTTTAAACAATTGGTCCATGAGGCCTTTTTGAAGTGCTCAAAAATGTTGAATATGAATCCTAGTGTCCGGAAAAAGTACAAGGAGCAAGGAAATGCCGGTAGTTTATATTGCGTCGTATGTGGCAGAAG CGACTCAAAGGAATTTATGAATAGTCAACGCCTGGTAAAGCATGCTTATATGTCCCACAAGGTAGGGTTGAAGGCTCAACATTTAGGTCTTGGGAAAGCCATATGTGTTTTGATGGGGTGGAATAGTGTCTTTCCCCAAGACACTGTAACATGGGTTCCTGAGGTCTTGTCCAAGGAAGAAGCTGTGCTTCAGAAGGAGGATCTCATCATCTGGCCTCCTGTTATTATTGTCCGCAACGTTTCTCTGTCACACAACAGTCCTGATAAGTGGAGAGTCGTAACAATTGAAGCACTCGAGTCTTTCTTGAGAA GTGGATTCGAATTACTCACCATATTCCCGGATTGTAAGATGTGGAAGCATTAA